In Patagioenas fasciata isolate bPatFas1 chromosome 2, bPatFas1.hap1, whole genome shotgun sequence, a single window of DNA contains:
- the LOC136097906 gene encoding RING finger protein 151-like — MGYDIERFVGYVNEGLLCSICRDVLEDPLQAPCEHAFCTACIHGWLTHHSNCPEDRQMVDVSLLRPLYRYMKNDLNRLQLHCKNREYGCEMICSLESIDRHERECEYSQIRCSNAGCTVQIERRNLDGHLAVCEYRSCECPNGCGYTILSAEDAQHNCVAELRTELELLRSEMICRVEEAKHEMESRLDSQRRHMVQKESILQNEIEELKSQMSRMMSDVRSLMAAERQHRQELEQAELEKRELMELLKGLQKDCRLTTTEGSRKSTNFRPLTRLESVKRKPREVTVI, encoded by the exons ATGGGTTATGATATTGAGCGTTTCGTTGGCTACGTCAATGAAGGCCTATTATGCTCCATCTGCCGTGATGTGTTAGAAGATCCATTACAGGCTCCTTGTGAACATGCTTTCTGTACTGCTTGTATACATGGATGGCTGACTCATCACAGCAACTGCCCTGAAGACAGACAAATGGTTGATGTATCTTTGCTACGACCTCTCTACAG GTATATGAAAAATGATTTAAACCGTCTTCAGCTGCATTGCAAAAACAGAGAGTACGGCTGTGAAATGATTTGTTCTCTGGAGTCTATAGACAGGCATGAAAGGGAGTGTGAATACAGTCAGATACGTTGCTCCAATGCCG GTTGTACAGTTCAGATCGAACGACGTAACTTAGATGGTCACCTGGCAGTGTGCGAATATCGGAGCTGTGAATGCCCCAATGGTTGCGGTTACACCATTCTCAGCGCAGAAGACGCACAGCATAATTGTGTAGCGGAGCTGAGAACAGAGTTAGAACTACTTCG GTCAGAAATGATCTGCAGAGTGGAGGAGGCAAAACATGAGATGGAGTCGAGGTTAGATTCACAGAGAAGGCATATGGTCCAAAAAGAGAGTATTCTGCAAAATGAAATTGAGGAACTAAAG aGTCAGATGTCACGAATGATGTCAGATGTACGCTCTCTGAtggctgcagagagacagcatcgccaggagctggagcaggcagagctggaaAAACGGGAGTTAATGGAGCTGCTGAAGGGTCTGCAGAAGGACTGTCGATTAACTACTACAGAAGGAAGCAGGAAGTCAACAAATTTCCGCCCTCTGACGCGACTAGAGAGCGTCAAACGAAAACCTCGGGAAGTTACAGTTATCTAA